The following are encoded in a window of Rhizobium leguminosarum genomic DNA:
- a CDS encoding cysteine hydrolase family protein, protein MGEVGEWRHLCVDVQRMFAEDTPWHVPWMARVSPQIEELAGRHPSRTIFTRFLPPERADDMPGKWRDYYRKWWMMTGEHLPRDLIDLASSLAALVPPARYFDKRTYSPWIDGRLHAILQSERTDTLVVTGGETDVCVLATTLGAIDLGYRVIVLKDAVCSGADDTHDASLELLHDRFSVQLELIETEEFLRGVG, encoded by the coding sequence ATGGGCGAGGTCGGCGAGTGGCGGCACCTTTGCGTCGACGTGCAGCGGATGTTTGCCGAAGACACGCCGTGGCACGTCCCCTGGATGGCGCGGGTCTCTCCCCAGATCGAAGAGCTTGCCGGACGGCACCCATCGCGAACGATCTTTACCCGCTTCCTGCCACCCGAGCGTGCGGATGATATGCCGGGGAAATGGCGGGATTATTACCGGAAATGGTGGATGATGACGGGCGAGCATCTTCCGCGCGACTTGATCGATCTGGCGTCATCGCTGGCGGCGTTGGTTCCGCCGGCAAGGTATTTCGACAAACGCACCTATTCCCCTTGGATCGATGGTCGCCTGCATGCGATCCTTCAGTCGGAGCGGACCGATACGCTTGTCGTAACCGGCGGAGAAACCGATGTCTGCGTGCTTGCCACGACGCTCGGCGCCATCGATCTCGGCTATCGTGTCATCGTCCTGAAGGACGCCGTCTGCAGCGGCGCCGACGATACGCATGACGCGTCACTGGAACTTCTGCACGATCGGTTCTCCGTGCAGCTCGAACTCATCGAGACCGAAGAATTTTTGAGGGGCGTTGGTTAA
- the speB gene encoding agmatinase, whose protein sequence is MVWDKTRLEQLRAEFADADGGEIFDEKFRKVAEKIISKSGTRLAPYAGVPTFLSAPYMQVAAEDPDFGNLQVAITGIPMDLGVTNRPGSRFGPRALRAIERIGPYNHVLATAPVFDLRVADIGDISFQSRYRLELSHDDIEKRIGQIVDAGVAPLSVGGDHSISHPILKAIGRQQPVGLIHIDAHCDTSGAFDQTKFHHGGPFRNAVLDGVLDPTRTIQIGIRGSAEYLWEFSYASGMTVIHAEDISGMGIAAVIAKAKSIVGDGPTYLSFDVDSLDPSFAPGTGTPEVGGLTTREVLELIRGLKGVNLVGGDVVEVAPQYDATTNTAHAAAQVLFEILSLMVFSASIGKR, encoded by the coding sequence ATGGTGTGGGACAAAACGCGGCTGGAACAGCTGCGCGCAGAATTTGCAGACGCCGATGGCGGCGAGATATTTGACGAGAAGTTTCGCAAAGTAGCGGAGAAGATCATCTCCAAGAGCGGCACGAGACTGGCGCCCTATGCCGGAGTGCCGACCTTCCTCAGCGCACCCTACATGCAGGTCGCCGCCGAGGATCCGGACTTCGGCAATCTCCAGGTTGCGATTACCGGGATCCCCATGGATCTCGGCGTTACCAATCGTCCAGGCTCGCGTTTCGGACCGAGAGCACTTCGCGCCATCGAAAGGATCGGCCCCTACAATCACGTTCTCGCCACGGCGCCGGTCTTCGATCTTCGGGTCGCCGATATCGGCGACATATCGTTCCAAAGCCGCTACCGGCTGGAACTCAGCCATGACGACATCGAAAAGCGCATCGGCCAGATCGTCGATGCCGGCGTTGCCCCGCTTTCCGTCGGAGGCGATCATTCCATCAGCCATCCGATTTTGAAGGCCATCGGTCGGCAGCAGCCGGTCGGCCTCATTCATATCGATGCCCATTGCGATACAAGCGGCGCCTTCGATCAGACGAAGTTTCATCACGGTGGGCCGTTCCGCAATGCGGTGCTGGACGGCGTGCTCGATCCGACAAGGACAATCCAGATCGGCATCCGTGGTTCGGCGGAATATTTGTGGGAATTCTCCTATGCGTCGGGAATGACCGTGATCCACGCAGAGGATATCAGCGGAATGGGGATTGCGGCCGTCATTGCCAAGGCAAAATCCATCGTCGGCGACGGCCCGACCTATCTTTCCTTCGACGTCGACAGCCTCGATCCGAGCTTTGCGCCCGGCACGGGCACGCCGGAGGTCGGTGGATTGACCACACGTGAAGTCCTCGAATTGATACGCGGGTTGAAAGGGGTAAACCTTGTGGGCGGTGACGTCGTCGAAGTTGCCCCGCAATATGACGCAACGACCAACACGGCGCACGCCGCAGCACAGGTGCTCTTTGAGATCCTGAGCCTCATGGTGTTTAGTGCCTCGATCGGCAAACGCTAA
- a CDS encoding aminotransferase yields MIAAKPNSLVARLSTPPIPSVVAWSREYKGEKGPLIDLSQAVPGYPAHPEMLRLLAEAAGQQVMTGYGPIEGEPLLRKAYAAHVAELYGADLSAGNIHITAGCNQAFMCAAIALAGAGDTVALTNPFYFNHDTTLSMLGIGRRLVDCDPAGGFLPDPGSAEAALAAGAKMLAVVTPNNPTGAVYPPSLLHELFVLCRKYGAWLILDETYRDFLGEDDGRPHSLLSEPGWEDTLVLLYSFSKSFCIPGHRLGAITAGPKLIAEIAKVMDNMQICAPRSAQIAVASAIPALAEWRAGNRLEIARRADALRQAFSGLPDWEIGAIGAYFAFVRHPHADQSSSEVAEKLAKESGIVCLPGAYFGEGQERYLRLAFANADVASIGLLSERLR; encoded by the coding sequence ATGATCGCTGCAAAACCCAATTCCCTCGTTGCCCGCCTCTCTACCCCGCCCATTCCTTCCGTCGTCGCCTGGAGCCGCGAATACAAGGGGGAAAAAGGGCCGCTCATCGATTTGTCGCAAGCCGTGCCCGGCTATCCCGCGCATCCGGAGATGCTTCGGCTTCTTGCCGAGGCGGCCGGACAACAGGTCATGACGGGTTACGGGCCGATCGAGGGCGAACCTCTATTGCGCAAGGCCTACGCGGCTCACGTTGCCGAGCTTTACGGCGCCGACCTTTCCGCCGGCAATATCCATATCACCGCCGGCTGCAATCAGGCGTTCATGTGCGCAGCGATCGCGCTTGCGGGCGCCGGCGATACCGTAGCGCTCACCAATCCCTTCTATTTCAATCACGACACGACGCTGTCGATGCTGGGGATCGGGCGCCGATTGGTCGATTGCGACCCCGCCGGCGGCTTTCTTCCCGATCCGGGTTCAGCCGAGGCGGCCCTTGCGGCGGGCGCGAAGATGCTTGCCGTCGTGACACCCAACAATCCCACAGGAGCCGTGTATCCACCAAGCCTGCTTCACGAGCTTTTTGTTCTCTGCCGGAAATACGGCGCCTGGCTGATCCTCGATGAAACCTATCGCGATTTCCTTGGCGAGGATGACGGAAGGCCGCACTCTCTTCTCTCCGAGCCGGGCTGGGAGGACACGCTCGTTCTTCTCTACAGCTTTTCGAAATCCTTCTGCATTCCCGGTCATCGACTGGGTGCAATCACGGCAGGGCCCAAACTCATCGCCGAAATCGCCAAGGTGATGGACAATATGCAAATCTGCGCGCCGCGTTCGGCTCAGATCGCCGTTGCATCGGCGATCCCCGCACTCGCCGAGTGGCGAGCCGGCAACCGGCTGGAGATTGCTCGCCGGGCGGACGCTTTGAGGCAGGCCTTTTCCGGGCTGCCGGATTGGGAGATCGGAGCGATCGGCGCCTATTTTGCTTTTGTCCGCCATCCCCACGCCGATCAATCGTCTTCCGAGGTTGCCGAAAAACTCGCCAAGGAATCCGGCATCGTTTGTCTACCCGGCGCCTATTTCGGCGAGGGCCAGGAGCGATACCTCAGACTTGCCTTTGCCAATGCGGATGTCGCCTCGATAGGGCTATTGTCAGAGCGCCTTCGCTAG
- a CDS encoding flavin reductase family protein: MSVEALISEADFKLSMRHLAGAVSVITVGDGQDRTGFTATSVSSLSAELPSVIVSVNRASSSWPALQRYGCFCVNVLAADQQQVAQSFAGLDGRKGTERYGDAGWYRLKTGAAALENALTVLDCKLETAFHYNSHAVLVGHVCAMEIRQGIGPLLYWRGGYHELPAEVDQNGLAKAL, from the coding sequence ATGAGTGTCGAGGCTTTGATCAGCGAAGCGGACTTCAAGCTTTCGATGCGTCATCTGGCGGGTGCGGTCAGCGTGATTACGGTCGGCGATGGACAAGACCGCACCGGCTTCACGGCAACGTCGGTCTCCTCGCTTTCGGCGGAGTTGCCGTCCGTCATCGTCAGCGTCAACCGAGCATCTTCCTCATGGCCGGCGCTGCAGCGGTACGGCTGCTTCTGCGTCAACGTGCTCGCCGCCGACCAGCAGCAGGTGGCGCAATCCTTTGCCGGTCTTGACGGGCGAAAGGGCACTGAGCGCTACGGCGATGCAGGATGGTATCGCCTCAAGACCGGCGCGGCCGCCCTTGAAAATGCCCTGACGGTCCTGGACTGCAAGCTCGAAACCGCATTCCACTACAATTCCCATGCCGTTTTGGTCGGACATGTCTGCGCGATGGAAATCCGGCAGGGCATAGGGCCGCTGCTATATTGGCGCGGCGGCTATCATGAACTTCCTGCGGAGGTTGATCAAAACGGTCTAGCGAAGGCGCTCTGA
- a CDS encoding LLM class flavin-dependent oxidoreductase, producing the protein MARTDKMKLGTFVYTFGFHPASWLHPASDVNGANDFAHLLDVAKRSEAAKFDFMFMADSPAAAVGDPKALARIPTKMNRFEPLSLLSALAVTTNDVGLVATVSTSYYEPYNVARLFASVDHLSKGRVCWNVVTSDHDETGYNFNREGLDPHALRYERGNEFVDVVFGLWDSFEEGALLLDRENGVYYDKDKHHTLNHKGKHFQVRGPLNIARTPQGRPVIAQAGGSEPGMDMAARTAEIVFSLASNIDRNRAFYENVKRRMPAHGRDPDDLKIMPGIVINVGETEAEAKAKVDYLIDKMHPDVGRLMLSEFLEADLRDVALDKPFPTDRLPAAPKGSRALFDELVDFVRSGRTVGELIRHYAEKHTGNGITGTPAQIADYMEEWFETRAADGFILMFPTLPSSLDDFVRLVLPELRRRGLFREEYEGKTLRENLGLSVPVNRFAKTKEPAR; encoded by the coding sequence ATGGCGCGAACTGACAAGATGAAACTCGGGACTTTCGTCTATACGTTCGGCTTTCATCCTGCGTCCTGGCTGCATCCGGCAAGCGACGTCAATGGCGCCAACGACTTCGCTCATCTGCTCGATGTCGCCAAACGATCCGAAGCGGCCAAGTTCGATTTCATGTTCATGGCGGATTCTCCTGCCGCCGCCGTCGGCGATCCGAAGGCGCTTGCCCGCATTCCGACCAAGATGAACCGTTTCGAACCGCTCTCGCTGCTTTCGGCTCTGGCGGTCACCACCAACGATGTCGGCCTTGTGGCGACGGTGTCGACGAGTTACTACGAGCCATACAATGTCGCGCGCCTGTTCGCTTCGGTCGACCATTTGAGCAAGGGGCGCGTCTGCTGGAACGTCGTCACGTCAGACCACGACGAAACCGGCTACAACTTCAATCGCGAGGGGCTCGACCCGCATGCGTTGCGTTACGAGCGCGGCAACGAATTCGTCGATGTCGTGTTCGGCCTCTGGGACAGCTTCGAGGAAGGCGCACTGCTTCTCGACCGTGAAAACGGTGTCTACTATGACAAGGACAAGCACCACACGCTCAATCACAAGGGCAAGCACTTCCAGGTTCGCGGGCCGCTCAACATCGCGCGAACGCCCCAGGGCCGCCCGGTCATTGCCCAGGCGGGCGGTTCGGAACCCGGAATGGACATGGCGGCGCGCACGGCCGAGATCGTCTTCAGCCTCGCATCGAATATCGACCGCAACCGGGCCTTTTATGAAAACGTCAAGCGCCGGATGCCGGCCCATGGTCGCGATCCCGACGACCTGAAAATCATGCCGGGCATCGTGATCAACGTCGGTGAAACCGAAGCCGAGGCAAAGGCAAAGGTGGATTATCTGATCGACAAGATGCATCCGGATGTCGGCCGGCTGATGCTCTCCGAATTCCTCGAGGCGGACCTGCGCGATGTCGCTCTCGACAAGCCCTTCCCCACGGATCGGCTGCCGGCGGCGCCGAAGGGATCACGCGCCTTGTTCGACGAGCTGGTCGATTTCGTCAGAAGCGGCCGCACCGTCGGCGAACTCATCCGGCACTATGCCGAGAAGCATACCGGAAACGGCATCACAGGCACGCCAGCCCAGATCGCCGACTACATGGAGGAATGGTTCGAGACGCGTGCGGCCGACGGCTTCATCCTGATGTTCCCGACCTTGCCGTCCAGCCTCGACGACTTCGTGCGGCTTGTCCTGCCGGAGCTTCGCCGCCGCGGGCTGTTCCGCGAGGAATACGAGGGCAAGACCTTGCGCGAAAACCTGGGTCTTTCAGTGCCTGTCAACCGCTTTGCCAAAACGAAAGAGCCGGCCCGATGA
- a CDS encoding LysR family transcriptional regulator: MTDERFKTIPLKGLQAFEAVGRCGGVTAAALELNVSPGAISQQIHKIESFLGVSLLERSGRTIELTAWGRLYHQEISKGFEQFALAGQLLEKARNETALVLSALSSVVNKWIGRRIFDWQALHPDVQVRIIGRDREPRIGFDDIDFRVSYGSDVLQHEHYTELFRDWVVPACSPALMQDRAHAARDLFEQPLLHVEWERHFTPYPSWAEFAAKAGVSFDASTPGLSFTLSSSAIDAAVNKRGVVLAQMSMISDELEAQTLVIPVDLRIALRESYFLAWDRAALQKPHGREFRDWLVAISRQQALASAPKSTL, encoded by the coding sequence GTGACCGATGAGCGCTTCAAGACGATTCCGCTGAAGGGCTTGCAGGCCTTCGAGGCGGTGGGGCGCTGCGGCGGCGTGACGGCCGCGGCACTGGAGCTCAACGTCTCGCCGGGAGCCATCAGCCAGCAGATTCACAAAATCGAAAGCTTCCTTGGCGTTTCGCTTCTGGAACGTAGCGGACGAACCATCGAGCTGACCGCCTGGGGCCGGCTCTACCACCAGGAGATATCGAAGGGATTTGAGCAATTCGCGCTCGCCGGGCAACTGCTGGAAAAGGCGCGCAATGAGACAGCATTGGTCCTCAGTGCGCTTTCCTCCGTCGTCAACAAATGGATCGGCAGGCGCATCTTCGACTGGCAGGCGCTTCATCCCGACGTGCAGGTGAGGATCATCGGACGCGACAGAGAGCCCCGCATCGGCTTCGACGATATCGATTTCCGCGTGAGCTACGGGTCGGACGTGCTGCAGCACGAACATTATACCGAACTGTTTCGCGATTGGGTGGTGCCTGCCTGTTCGCCGGCGCTGATGCAGGATCGCGCGCATGCCGCTCGCGATCTCTTCGAACAGCCCCTCCTCCATGTCGAGTGGGAACGGCACTTCACCCCCTACCCCAGCTGGGCGGAGTTTGCCGCCAAGGCCGGTGTCTCCTTCGACGCGTCAACGCCAGGCCTTTCCTTCACCCTGTCGAGCAGTGCTATTGACGCGGCCGTCAACAAGCGCGGCGTCGTTCTCGCGCAGATGTCGATGATATCAGATGAGCTCGAGGCGCAAACGCTCGTCATTCCCGTCGACCTTCGCATTGCACTGCGCGAAAGCTATTTCCTCGCCTGGGATCGGGCCGCCTTGCAGAAGCCCCATGGGCGCGAATTCCGTGATTGGCTCGTCGCTATTTCCCGTCAGCAGGCTCTGGCATCGGCGCCCAAGTCAACACTTTAG
- a CDS encoding UTRA domain-containing protein produces MVSIYQRIFTDIETKIIRGDWRPGDRIPVEHELVAEYRCSRMTVSKALSALAERGMIVRRRKTGSFVASPQIDRTVMDIQDISTEAELAGHEHRFEILARKIERLGEAEAQQLSEPADAEVLRLQCLHIVDGRPNAIERRIIMLDAVPRAREESFASIPPGKWLLEQVPWSKAKHVIRAVSADTVTARILQTERGEACLSLIRQTWQNGRTVTYVEITHPGDRFQFAGTFHPTAI; encoded by the coding sequence TTGGTGTCGATTTACCAGCGTATTTTCACGGATATCGAGACGAAGATCATCAGGGGTGATTGGCGGCCCGGCGACCGCATTCCCGTCGAGCACGAGCTGGTGGCCGAATATCGGTGTTCGCGCATGACGGTCAGCAAGGCGCTGTCGGCGCTGGCCGAACGCGGCATGATCGTCAGGCGGCGCAAGACCGGTTCGTTTGTCGCATCGCCCCAGATCGACCGCACGGTGATGGATATTCAGGATATCAGCACCGAAGCGGAACTGGCCGGACACGAGCACCGCTTCGAAATCCTCGCCCGCAAGATCGAGCGCCTTGGAGAGGCCGAGGCGCAGCAGCTGTCGGAGCCTGCCGATGCGGAAGTCCTCAGGCTTCAATGCCTGCATATCGTCGATGGCAGACCGAATGCCATCGAGCGGCGAATCATCATGCTCGATGCTGTGCCACGGGCGAGAGAAGAGAGCTTCGCCTCGATCCCGCCCGGCAAATGGCTGCTTGAGCAGGTGCCCTGGTCCAAGGCCAAACATGTCATTCGTGCCGTCTCGGCCGATACCGTGACGGCCCGAATCCTGCAGACGGAGAGGGGCGAGGCCTGCCTGAGCCTGATCCGCCAGACCTGGCAGAACGGGCGCACGGTGACATATGTCGAGATTACCCATCCAGGCGACCGGTTCCAGTTCGCAGGGACGTTTCACCCGACGGCAATTTGA
- a CDS encoding transporter substrate-binding domain-containing protein has product MKAHSLLKGLVGAAFLFGTAVSAHAADTLAAVKAAGTLKVGTETAFAPFDYIDAGEHTGLNVDLFAEIGKELGVKIEWVALPWDGVFPALEAGKFDVVAGPATITKKRLERYRFTPPIAEATIAILKKAGDTTISKPEDIAGKKIGVGKATAQLDQLKEFSETLPTKVDVREYPAFTESYADLAAGRIAGVANSLPNIAFVASQRKGTFEVVLPPFGKKSYFGFIGLKDADHAPLMDAIDAAMLKIKADGRMAELQKKWFGASFDTPDAVKDPAF; this is encoded by the coding sequence ATGAAGGCACATTCACTGCTGAAGGGTCTGGTCGGCGCTGCGTTCCTGTTCGGAACAGCCGTTTCCGCCCATGCAGCCGACACGCTGGCAGCCGTCAAGGCAGCCGGCACCCTCAAGGTTGGCACCGAAACGGCTTTCGCACCGTTCGACTATATCGACGCCGGTGAACACACAGGCCTGAACGTCGACCTCTTTGCCGAGATTGGCAAGGAACTCGGCGTCAAGATCGAGTGGGTGGCGCTTCCCTGGGATGGCGTCTTCCCGGCGCTCGAGGCCGGCAAATTCGATGTCGTCGCAGGCCCTGCAACGATCACCAAGAAGCGCTTGGAGCGCTATCGCTTCACGCCGCCGATCGCCGAAGCGACGATTGCTATCCTGAAGAAGGCCGGCGATACGACCATCAGCAAGCCGGAAGATATTGCCGGCAAGAAGATCGGCGTCGGCAAGGCAACTGCTCAGCTCGACCAGTTGAAGGAATTCTCCGAGACGCTGCCAACCAAGGTCGATGTGCGCGAATATCCGGCCTTTACCGAATCCTACGCCGATCTCGCAGCCGGGCGCATTGCCGGCGTTGCCAACTCGCTGCCGAATATCGCCTTCGTCGCCAGCCAGCGAAAGGGCACGTTCGAAGTCGTCCTGCCGCCATTCGGCAAGAAGTCCTATTTCGGCTTCATCGGCCTCAAGGATGCCGATCATGCGCCTCTGATGGACGCGATCGATGCCGCGATGCTCAAGATCAAGGCAGATGGACGCATGGCTGAGCTGCAGAAGAAGTGGTTCGGTGCATCTTTTGATACGCCTGATGCTGTCAAGGACCCGGCATTCTGA
- a CDS encoding amino acid ABC transporter permease, producing MSIKLFELLLQAAIYTVTISVVSILIGFAIAIIVSAMLLSRQRLFALQARIFISFFRGVPLLVQLLLIYNLLPAIGINVPSIVAAIIGLSLCTAAYQAENLRGGFSSVPAGLVESAEMVGMTPVQIFRRIKAPIALRLTFPALVNEAILILKASSLVSVVGVIELTRMAQDLAGSTFLPLEIFASAGLIYLVINWIVALAGGLIERSLPGVPR from the coding sequence ATGTCCATCAAGCTTTTCGAACTGCTTCTGCAAGCCGCGATCTACACGGTGACGATCAGCGTGGTTTCGATTCTGATCGGCTTTGCGATCGCCATCATTGTTTCCGCCATGCTGCTGTCGCGGCAACGGCTCTTCGCGCTGCAGGCGCGGATTTTCATCAGTTTCTTTCGTGGCGTGCCGCTGCTGGTGCAACTGCTGCTGATCTATAACCTGCTGCCGGCGATCGGCATCAACGTGCCGAGCATCGTTGCGGCCATCATTGGTCTTTCGCTGTGTACTGCAGCCTATCAGGCTGAAAATCTGCGCGGCGGTTTTTCCAGCGTTCCCGCGGGCCTGGTCGAGTCGGCTGAAATGGTCGGCATGACACCCGTTCAGATCTTCCGCCGTATCAAGGCGCCGATTGCCCTGCGCCTGACCTTTCCGGCGCTCGTCAACGAAGCGATCCTTATCCTGAAGGCGTCTTCGCTGGTCTCAGTCGTCGGGGTCATCGAGTTGACGCGCATGGCCCAGGACCTTGCCGGCAGCACCTTCCTGCCGCTCGAGATTTTCGCTTCCGCCGGGCTGATCTATCTCGTCATCAATTGGATCGTTGCCCTTGCAGGAGGCCTGATCGAACGCTCCCTGCCAGGAGTGCCGCGATGA
- a CDS encoding amino acid ABC transporter permease, with protein sequence MTFDINVIFSNLPEILSGAWVTIVIWIITTPAAAVLGFLVAVARRFGGVILDKAFGIVIAVLRGTPFLIQIFLVYYGGPFVGLSLDPIPAGVIGLSIYGAAYFSEIFRSGFAAVPKGHIEAGICVGLTQGQIIRRILLPEMTMLVLPPSINMTIILMKETAVLSIITVPELTATLSAIGSQQYAFVEALFVLALFYWALVEITGWLGHLAETKLTRFRFFNI encoded by the coding sequence ATGACCTTCGACATCAATGTGATCTTCAGCAACTTGCCGGAAATCCTCAGCGGTGCATGGGTCACCATCGTCATCTGGATCATCACCACTCCGGCCGCTGCTGTGCTCGGCTTCCTTGTCGCCGTCGCCAGACGTTTTGGCGGGGTGATCCTGGACAAGGCTTTCGGCATCGTCATCGCGGTGCTCCGCGGCACGCCCTTCCTGATTCAGATATTCCTCGTCTACTACGGCGGGCCATTCGTCGGATTGTCTCTCGATCCGATCCCGGCAGGCGTCATTGGCCTCTCCATCTACGGCGCGGCTTATTTCAGTGAGATATTCCGCTCGGGCTTTGCCGCCGTCCCGAAGGGACATATCGAGGCCGGGATATGCGTTGGCCTGACACAAGGGCAGATCATCCGACGCATATTGCTGCCGGAGATGACCATGCTGGTCTTGCCGCCTTCGATCAACATGACGATCATCCTGATGAAGGAGACGGCCGTGCTGTCCATCATTACCGTGCCGGAGTTGACGGCAACACTGAGCGCCATCGGCTCGCAGCAATATGCTTTCGTCGAGGCGCTCTTCGTGCTCGCCCTGTTCTACTGGGCCTTGGTCGAAATCACCGGTTGGCTCGGTCATCTCGCCGAAACGAAACTCACCAGATTCAGGTTTTTCAACATATGA
- a CDS encoding cupin domain-containing protein, with protein sequence MPETTRERLTSGGWKELEFGPFRDAVTIHWIRPFEGDQPGVALLKYEPGASVPRHRHEGLETILVLDGVQSDETGDYISGSYIVNAPGSEHSVWSETGCIVLIQWDRPVKILEEETA encoded by the coding sequence ATGCCTGAAACGACCCGCGAACGCCTGACGTCAGGCGGCTGGAAGGAGCTGGAATTCGGCCCTTTCCGCGATGCCGTCACCATTCACTGGATCCGCCCTTTCGAGGGCGATCAGCCGGGCGTGGCGCTGTTGAAATATGAGCCCGGCGCCTCTGTTCCCCGCCATCGCCACGAGGGGCTCGAAACCATCCTGGTGCTCGATGGCGTTCAATCCGACGAGACGGGCGATTACATCAGCGGCAGTTATATCGTCAACGCGCCGGGCAGCGAACACTCGGTCTGGAGCGAGACCGGCTGTATCGTGCTCATCCAGTGGGACCGGCCCGTGAAAATACTCGAAGAGGAAACTGCCTGA
- a CDS encoding cysteine hydrolase family protein, with protein MMEIKAEPFAFPVKHDELALIVIDMQRDFAEPGGFGASLGNDVSRITRIVPDVKRLIQGFRNAGLPVIHTMECHRPDLSDLPPAKRDRGNPSLRIGDEGPMGRILISGEPGTAILPELAPVKGEVVIEKPGKGAFYATDLGTVLQQKGIKQLVFAGVTTEVCVQTTMREANDRGYECLLAEEATESYFPEFKAAAIAMIRAQGAIVGWTAHVDDILESIAHA; from the coding sequence ATGATGGAGATCAAGGCAGAGCCTTTCGCCTTTCCGGTGAAGCACGATGAGCTCGCCCTCATCGTCATCGACATGCAGCGCGATTTCGCCGAGCCCGGCGGCTTCGGCGCCAGCCTCGGCAATGACGTCAGCCGCATCACCAGGATCGTGCCCGATGTCAAACGTCTCATCCAGGGCTTCCGCAATGCCGGCCTGCCCGTGATCCATACGATGGAGTGCCACCGGCCTGATCTCTCCGACCTGCCACCGGCCAAACGCGATCGCGGCAATCCGTCGCTCAGGATCGGCGACGAAGGCCCGATGGGCCGCATCCTGATCTCGGGCGAACCCGGCACGGCAATTCTTCCGGAACTCGCTCCTGTGAAGGGCGAAGTCGTTATCGAAAAACCCGGCAAGGGCGCCTTCTACGCGACCGACCTCGGCACAGTGCTGCAGCAGAAGGGCATCAAGCAGCTCGTCTTTGCCGGTGTCACCACCGAAGTCTGCGTGCAGACGACGATGCGCGAAGCAAACGACCGCGGCTATGAATGCCTGCTCGCCGAGGAGGCGACGGAAAGCTATTTCCCCGAATTCAAAGCCGCCGCCATCGCCATGATCCGCGCCCAGGGCGCGATCGTCGGCTGGACCGCCCATGTCGACGACATTCTGGAAAGCATCGCTCATGCCTGA